In the genome of Paenibacillus pabuli, one region contains:
- the mtnK gene encoding S-methyl-5-thioribose kinase has product MSQYRPFTPQDAIELAKTLPGPFATDANLECREIGDGNLNLVFHITDQNSDKSIIIKQALPYAKVVGESWPLSLVRARIEREILQEEYRLCPGMVPEVYHYDDDLALTVMEDLSDHVIMRKGLIDGGTYPLFAQHIGEFMARTLFFTSDLGMNQQLKKEKQGRFVNPDQCKITEDLIFDEPYRIAEKNNYEASIEDEAEALRTDEELHLEVALLREKFLTHGQALLHGDLHTGSIFVTPESTKVIDPEFAYFGPMGFDVGAVLANLLLHYASLPGRFQDQTALHERETILLDMVRDVWTEFESRFRGLWTSNLVDPMAKTRGYEDLYVQQLFRDSAGFAGAKMVRRIVGLAHVADIDTIEDATQRERAQRKALAIGKALIKRNRNLNTIGELLDTVATAVTSAKA; this is encoded by the coding sequence TTGTCCCAATATCGCCCTTTTACCCCCCAGGATGCAATCGAACTCGCCAAAACATTACCGGGTCCGTTTGCGACAGATGCAAATCTGGAATGTCGTGAGATCGGTGACGGCAATCTGAATTTGGTCTTCCATATCACGGATCAGAACTCCGATAAAAGTATCATTATCAAACAAGCCCTTCCTTATGCGAAAGTAGTTGGAGAATCATGGCCATTGTCTCTGGTACGTGCCAGAATTGAACGGGAAATCCTGCAGGAAGAATATCGTTTATGTCCGGGAATGGTGCCCGAAGTGTACCATTATGATGATGATCTCGCCTTAACCGTGATGGAGGATTTGAGCGATCATGTGATTATGCGTAAAGGCCTCATCGATGGCGGAACATATCCTCTTTTTGCCCAACACATTGGGGAGTTTATGGCAAGAACATTGTTTTTCACATCAGATCTTGGCATGAACCAGCAATTGAAAAAAGAGAAACAGGGCAGATTCGTCAATCCGGATCAATGTAAGATAACCGAAGATCTGATCTTTGATGAACCGTATCGCATTGCGGAGAAAAATAATTATGAAGCTTCCATTGAAGACGAAGCGGAAGCACTTCGTACAGATGAGGAACTTCACCTTGAAGTCGCCTTGCTGCGCGAGAAATTTCTAACTCACGGTCAAGCTCTGCTTCATGGGGATTTGCACACAGGCAGTATTTTTGTTACTCCTGAATCGACCAAAGTTATCGATCCCGAATTTGCCTATTTCGGTCCAATGGGCTTCGATGTAGGAGCTGTTCTTGCCAATCTGCTTCTCCATTACGCCTCGCTGCCAGGTCGATTCCAGGATCAGACAGCTCTTCATGAGCGTGAAACGATTTTACTGGATATGGTTCGTGACGTATGGACTGAATTTGAATCCCGCTTCCGTGGTCTGTGGACTTCCAATTTGGTTGATCCTATGGCTAAAACCCGCGGATACGAAGATCTCTATGTACAACAATTATTCAGAGACTCTGCAGGCTTCGCTGGCGCAAAAATGGTCCGCCGAATTGTCGGACTCGCACATGTCGCAGATATCGATACAATTGAAGATGCGACACAACGTGAACGTGCTCAGCGCAAAGCGCTGGCAATCGGTAAAGCTCTCATCAAGCGTAATCGCAATCTGAATACGATTGGCGAACTTCTAGATACTGTAGCTACTGCGGTTACTTCTGCTAAAGCCTAA
- a CDS encoding YjcZ family sporulation protein, with product MSEVGYGCGGNVAGIGYNPFTSTGAILVLFILLVIITKAFCV from the coding sequence ATGAGCGAAGTAGGTTATGGCTGTGGTGGCAACGTAGCTGGTATTGGCTACAACCCATTCACAAGCACGGGTGCAATCTTGGTACTGTTCATTCTGTTGGTTATCATCACAAAAGCCTTCTGTGTTTAA
- a CDS encoding HD-GYP domain-containing protein has product MRVHVTDLKPGDLLKNDVYNSSGLHMLMKGSTLSDDDIAKLLQHGIDYADVEHTTSDLHSDAQTLPSDQTRLLTNLFNDTIKGTESLFEQAIEKGFIDEAQVDEILITLTGQLEKQKDVVSLLLMLDGDNDYTYNHSLQVGMLAFYIAGWMGYNPEECLTVAKAGYLHDIGKSKIPSEILHKPGKLTPEEFEEMKKHTLYGYEIVKESTQDEILATVALQHHEREDGSGYPYGLKGDEIHPFARITAVADVYSAMTTNRVYQTKQELISVLCELYSLSFGQLNAEVTQELIKHMLPNFIGKRVLLTTGETGLIVLNNPADYFRPLVQTSTAFIDLAKERDVAIVEIYIQ; this is encoded by the coding sequence GTGAGAGTGCATGTTACTGATCTTAAACCTGGCGACCTGTTAAAAAATGATGTGTACAATAGTTCGGGTCTCCACATGCTGATGAAAGGTTCCACACTCAGCGACGATGATATTGCCAAGCTGCTGCAGCACGGAATCGATTACGCAGATGTAGAACATACAACTTCTGACCTACACTCTGATGCACAAACCTTACCTTCCGATCAAACCCGTCTGTTAACTAACCTGTTTAACGATACGATCAAAGGTACAGAATCTCTGTTTGAACAAGCCATAGAAAAGGGTTTTATTGATGAGGCTCAAGTCGACGAGATTTTGATAACCCTAACAGGACAGCTTGAAAAACAAAAGGATGTAGTCTCCTTGCTGCTGATGCTTGACGGGGATAACGATTATACCTACAACCATTCCTTACAAGTCGGAATGCTCGCTTTTTATATCGCCGGCTGGATGGGATACAACCCTGAAGAGTGTCTCACCGTAGCCAAAGCAGGGTATCTTCACGATATTGGCAAGTCCAAGATTCCTTCTGAAATTTTACATAAGCCGGGCAAGTTAACGCCCGAAGAATTCGAAGAAATGAAGAAACATACGTTATATGGTTATGAGATTGTCAAAGAATCCACTCAGGACGAGATTCTTGCAACCGTTGCCCTCCAGCATCATGAGCGCGAGGATGGAAGCGGCTACCCTTACGGACTTAAAGGTGATGAGATTCATCCATTTGCCCGTATAACGGCTGTAGCCGATGTATACAGCGCGATGACGACCAATCGGGTGTATCAGACCAAGCAGGAACTGATCTCCGTGCTATGCGAATTGTACAGCCTCAGCTTCGGTCAGTTGAATGCTGAAGTTACGCAGGAACTCATCAAGCACATGCTGCCCAATTTTATTGGCAAAAGGGTTCTGCTCACGACCGGCGAAACTGGTCTGATTGTATTAAACAACCCCGCGGATTACTTCCGCCCACTCGTTCAGACCTCTACAGCCTTTATTGATTTAGCGAAGGAAAGGGATGTAGCTATCGTTGAAATTTATATTCAATAA
- a CDS encoding M23 family metallopeptidase: protein MSNNPFKEYRITSSFGYRIHPISGGQTFHRGIDLVTEPWNGPIHAFMDGTVRFASEGATGSGFGGYGLTVAVQDHRGYLHCYAHLSRIAVKVGQQVKRGQLLGNQGSTGESTGPHVHYEVRKTSSPSYGYSASENGVVDPGIYLQSEYGSTVEGQEEMPMTIEEKERLTTMEKMLESQSAWIQQQKNISSMACPSWAKEAYHYYQPFIMNDTGSYDFWRLLVIMYRKEKGIRVSSGSPN from the coding sequence ATGAGCAACAATCCGTTTAAGGAATATCGGATTACAAGTTCATTTGGCTACCGAATTCATCCTATTTCTGGCGGACAGACATTTCATCGTGGAATTGATCTCGTCACAGAGCCATGGAATGGGCCCATACATGCATTTATGGATGGGACTGTACGTTTTGCTTCGGAAGGTGCTACAGGCTCGGGATTTGGCGGTTACGGGCTTACGGTGGCGGTACAGGACCACAGAGGGTACTTGCATTGTTATGCTCATCTCTCCCGAATTGCAGTAAAAGTTGGACAGCAAGTGAAACGAGGGCAACTTCTTGGCAACCAAGGGAGCACGGGGGAAAGTACGGGGCCTCATGTGCATTATGAGGTACGCAAAACCAGCTCCCCTTCGTATGGATACTCAGCTAGTGAGAATGGTGTTGTTGATCCAGGAATCTATTTGCAATCGGAATATGGTTCAACGGTTGAAGGTCAGGAGGAGATGCCAATGACGATTGAGGAAAAAGAACGGTTAACCACGATGGAGAAGATGTTGGAATCCCAGTCTGCCTGGATTCAGCAGCAAAAAAACATTTCAAGTATGGCTTGTCCGTCTTGGGCGAAGGAAGCTTATCATTATTACCAGCCATTTATCATGAACGATACAGGCAGTTACGATTTTTGGAGATTGCTTGTCATCATGTATCGCAAGGAGAAGGGAATCAGGGTCTCCTCCGGTTCCCCAAATTAA
- a CDS encoding DUF1802 family protein has product MLGTTIPALKEWASAIKALETGRQVMVMRKGGIVEETKRFELKSPAFYLYPTYEHQRKELIKSSDHSFVEESLAEWVPEASTIRLTAYAEVIQDLEIRDQEMLDRLLDFHMWTADFAEDRLKWKRKDPLHVLILRVYRLKEPMEIPVLSEYNGCRSWISIPNGPVPREMTPVLDVADFDEQVQKINETLKM; this is encoded by the coding sequence ATGTTAGGCACAACGATACCTGCGTTAAAAGAATGGGCCTCCGCAATCAAAGCGCTGGAAACGGGTCGTCAGGTTATGGTGATGCGAAAAGGCGGAATTGTGGAGGAAACCAAACGTTTTGAGTTGAAAAGTCCAGCGTTCTACCTGTATCCGACTTATGAACATCAGCGTAAAGAACTGATAAAGTCTTCTGATCACTCCTTTGTTGAGGAATCACTGGCCGAATGGGTGCCTGAAGCTTCGACGATCCGTCTCACAGCATATGCGGAAGTGATACAGGATTTGGAGATCAGAGATCAGGAGATGCTGGATCGACTTCTTGACTTTCATATGTGGACTGCGGATTTTGCCGAAGACCGCCTGAAGTGGAAACGCAAAGATCCACTCCACGTATTGATACTCCGAGTGTACCGTTTGAAGGAACCGATGGAGATTCCCGTATTATCTGAATACAACGGATGCCGTTCCTGGATTTCCATTCCGAATGGTCCGGTGCCGCGCGAAATGACGCCGGTGTTGGACGTTGCGGATTTTGACGAACAGGTACAGAAGATTAACGAGACGCTCAAAATGTAA
- a CDS encoding Dps family protein — translation MATKNKTNQAKSVEQVLNRQVANLNVLYVKIHNYHWYVKGPNFFTLHVKFEEFYNEVTVQMDEIAERILTLKGSPAATMKEYLELSSIQEAAGGEDANTMVQNLIEDFATLSNEYQEGIEAAEAAEDQPTSDMLTGFKADLEKHMWMLRSFLG, via the coding sequence ATGGCTACAAAAAACAAAACGAATCAAGCAAAATCGGTGGAACAAGTACTTAATCGTCAGGTGGCAAACCTGAACGTCCTGTATGTTAAAATCCATAATTATCACTGGTATGTAAAAGGACCTAACTTTTTCACACTGCACGTGAAATTCGAAGAATTCTACAATGAAGTGACTGTACAAATGGACGAAATCGCTGAACGCATTCTTACGCTCAAAGGTAGCCCTGCAGCTACGATGAAAGAGTATCTTGAGCTTTCTTCCATTCAGGAAGCAGCAGGTGGTGAAGATGCTAATACAATGGTACAGAACCTGATCGAGGACTTTGCTACATTGTCAAACGAGTATCAGGAAGGTATTGAAGCAGCAGAGGCTGCAGAAGACCAACCAACTTCCGACATGCTGACAGGCTTCAAAGCTGATTTGGAGAAACATATGTGGATGCTTCGCTCTTTCTTGGGCTAA
- the sufC gene encoding Fe-S cluster assembly ATPase SufC yields the protein MATNFVIEGLKATIEGKEILKGINLEMKGGEIHAIMGPNGTGKSTLASALMGHPKYEVTDGTVTLDGEDVLDMAVDERARAGLFLAMQYPSEIAGVTNSDFLRSAINARRGEGNEISLIKFIRQMEGKMKELDMNPEFAHRYLNEGFSGGEKKRNEILQMMLLDPKIVVLDEIDSGLDIDALKIVANGVNAMKSEDRGFLIITHYQRLLNYITPDYVHVMMQGRIVKSGGPELAHRLEAEGYDWVKEELGITDETVGQEA from the coding sequence ATGGCTACGAATTTCGTCATTGAAGGTCTGAAAGCGACGATCGAAGGTAAGGAAATCCTGAAAGGCATCAACCTGGAAATGAAAGGTGGAGAAATCCACGCCATCATGGGTCCTAACGGAACTGGTAAATCAACACTGGCATCTGCACTTATGGGACATCCTAAATATGAAGTAACAGACGGTACAGTTACACTCGATGGTGAAGATGTACTGGATATGGCTGTGGACGAGCGCGCTCGTGCAGGTCTGTTCCTGGCTATGCAATATCCGAGTGAAATTGCAGGTGTAACGAATTCTGACTTCCTGCGTAGCGCAATCAACGCACGTCGTGGTGAAGGCAACGAGATCTCGCTGATCAAGTTCATTCGCCAAATGGAAGGTAAAATGAAAGAACTCGACATGAATCCTGAATTTGCTCACCGTTATCTGAATGAAGGTTTCTCCGGTGGTGAGAAAAAACGGAACGAGATTCTGCAAATGATGCTGCTCGATCCAAAAATTGTAGTACTTGATGAAATCGACTCCGGTTTGGATATCGATGCACTGAAAATCGTGGCAAACGGTGTAAACGCAATGAAGAGCGAAGATCGTGGATTCTTGATCATCACTCACTACCAACGCCTGCTCAACTACATTACTCCTGACTATGTACACGTAATGATGCAAGGTCGTATCGTGAAATCTGGCGGACCTGAATTGGCACACCGACTGGAAGCTGAAGGATATGACTGGGTTAAGGAAGAGCTGGGAATTACAGACGAAACTGTAGGTCAAGAAGCGTAA
- the mtnA gene encoding S-methyl-5-thioribose-1-phosphate isomerase, which produces MTTPEHKPLSSLIWKQDKLEMLDQRLLPETILMLKLYTPEEVWESIHSMKVRGAPAIGIAAAFGVVLGAKAYDGLAIQGWLDHVKSICAHLATSRPTAVNLFWALDRMMQKASDLAESGASIEDSNAALEAEALLIQKEDEEVCRLIGENALPLFADGMGVLTHCNAGGLATAKYGTATAPMYLAHERGINLKVFADETRPVLQGARLTAFELQQAGIDVTLICDNMAGMVMSKGWIQAVIVGTDRVAANGDVANKIGTYSVAVLAKAHNIPFYVASPLSTIDLSTSSGDLIPIEERAAEEVTEGFGKRTAPQGVKVFNPAFDVTPNEYVTAIITEKGVVRAPFKENLAALFAKDEA; this is translated from the coding sequence ATGACAACCCCTGAACATAAGCCTCTGTCCTCCCTTATATGGAAACAGGACAAGCTTGAAATGCTTGACCAGCGTCTGCTGCCTGAAACGATTCTGATGCTGAAACTGTACACGCCCGAGGAAGTATGGGAATCCATACACTCAATGAAAGTACGCGGTGCTCCGGCGATTGGAATCGCTGCTGCATTCGGCGTCGTGCTCGGTGCCAAGGCCTATGACGGACTTGCCATTCAAGGATGGTTGGATCATGTAAAATCCATCTGTGCCCATCTTGCCACTTCCCGTCCAACTGCTGTGAACCTGTTCTGGGCGCTGGATCGCATGATGCAAAAAGCCAGTGACCTCGCTGAATCCGGTGCAAGCATCGAAGATAGCAATGCTGCTCTTGAAGCGGAAGCTCTCTTGATTCAGAAAGAAGACGAAGAAGTCTGCCGTCTTATCGGTGAAAATGCTCTTCCTTTGTTCGCGGACGGTATGGGTGTGCTCACACACTGTAATGCAGGCGGACTTGCAACCGCGAAATACGGAACGGCGACTGCACCGATGTACCTCGCTCACGAGCGTGGCATCAACCTGAAAGTGTTCGCAGACGAAACGCGTCCTGTCCTTCAGGGTGCACGCCTTACGGCCTTCGAGCTCCAGCAAGCCGGTATTGACGTTACTCTGATCTGCGACAACATGGCAGGCATGGTGATGTCCAAGGGCTGGATTCAGGCAGTTATCGTGGGTACAGACCGCGTCGCTGCCAATGGGGATGTAGCTAATAAAATTGGAACTTACAGCGTAGCGGTCCTAGCCAAAGCGCACAACATTCCTTTTTATGTTGCCAGCCCACTGTCCACCATTGACCTGTCTACATCATCAGGAGATCTTATTCCGATTGAGGAACGTGCTGCGGAGGAAGTAACCGAAGGTTTTGGCAAACGTACAGCACCGCAAGGTGTGAAAGTATTCAACCCTGCGTTTGACGTAACTCCTAACGAATATGTAACGGCCATTATTACGGAAAAAGGCGTTGTTCGCGCTCCTTTCAAAGAGAATCTGGCTGCCTTGTTCGCCAAGGATGAAGCATAA
- the sufB gene encoding Fe-S cluster assembly protein SufB, with protein sequence MAKKAPEMEEYKYGFRDEHKSIFQTGKGLTAEIVREISKIKNEPEWMLEFRLKSLKQFEKMPMPKWGGDLDELDFNDIQYYVRPSEKQGKTWEEVPSEIKETFDKLGIPEAEQKFLAGVSAQYESEVVYHNMQKELEDQGVIFMDTDTALREHPEILREYFATVIPPADNKFAALNSAVWSGGSFIYVPKGVKCEVPLQAYFRINSENMGQFERTLIIADEDSFVHYVEGCTAPIYSTNSLHSAVVEIICKKNARVRYTTIQNWAPNIYNLVTKRAVAEENATMEWVDGNIGSKLTMKYPAVVLKGRGAKGSVLSIAVAGKNQHQDAGAKMIHLAPDTTSTIVSKSISKHGGKVTYRGLASFGRQAEGAKSNIKCDTLILDNESTSDTIPYNEIMNDNIMLEHEATVSKVSEDQLFYLMSRGLTEAEATQMIIMGFIEPFTKELPMEYAVEMNRLIKFEMEGSIG encoded by the coding sequence ATGGCTAAAAAAGCACCAGAAATGGAAGAGTATAAATATGGTTTTCGCGACGAACACAAATCCATCTTTCAAACCGGTAAAGGTCTGACTGCAGAGATCGTTAGGGAGATTTCCAAGATTAAGAACGAACCGGAATGGATGTTGGAATTCCGTTTGAAATCCCTGAAACAATTTGAGAAGATGCCGATGCCAAAATGGGGCGGAGATCTCGACGAATTGGATTTCAACGATATTCAGTACTATGTACGTCCTTCTGAAAAACAAGGTAAAACATGGGAAGAAGTACCTTCCGAAATCAAGGAAACTTTTGATAAACTGGGTATCCCTGAAGCGGAGCAAAAGTTCCTCGCAGGTGTATCGGCTCAGTATGAGTCCGAGGTTGTATACCACAACATGCAAAAAGAATTGGAAGATCAGGGCGTAATCTTCATGGATACCGATACGGCTCTTAGAGAGCACCCGGAAATCCTTCGTGAATACTTCGCTACGGTTATTCCGCCAGCGGACAACAAATTTGCAGCACTGAACAGTGCCGTATGGTCCGGAGGAAGCTTCATCTACGTTCCTAAGGGCGTGAAATGTGAAGTGCCTCTGCAAGCTTATTTCCGGATTAACTCCGAAAATATGGGTCAATTCGAGCGTACACTCATCATTGCAGACGAAGACAGCTTTGTTCACTATGTTGAGGGCTGTACAGCTCCGATTTACAGCACGAACTCACTGCACAGTGCGGTGGTTGAGATCATCTGCAAGAAAAATGCCCGTGTTCGTTACACAACGATCCAAAACTGGGCACCAAACATTTACAACCTGGTTACTAAACGTGCGGTTGCTGAAGAAAATGCAACGATGGAATGGGTCGATGGCAACATCGGTTCCAAACTGACGATGAAATATCCAGCAGTTGTACTGAAAGGCCGTGGAGCTAAAGGTTCGGTTCTGTCCATCGCTGTAGCTGGTAAAAACCAGCATCAGGATGCAGGTGCGAAAATGATTCACTTGGCTCCAGATACAACATCAACAATTGTATCCAAGTCGATCAGTAAACATGGTGGTAAAGTAACCTACCGTGGTTTGGCTTCCTTTGGTCGCCAAGCGGAAGGTGCGAAATCCAATATCAAATGTGATACGCTCATTCTGGATAATGAGTCCACATCCGATACAATTCCTTACAATGAAATCATGAATGATAACATCATGCTGGAGCATGAAGCGACGGTATCCAAAGTGTCCGAGGATCAACTCTTCTACTTGATGAGCCGCGGTCTGACTGAAGCAGAAGCAACACAGATGATCATCATGGGCTTCATTGAACCGTTCACGAAGGAACTGCCGATGGAATATGCGGTAGAGATGAACAGATTGATTAAATTCGAAATGGAAGGGTCCATTGGTTAA
- the sufU gene encoding Fe-S cluster assembly sulfur transfer protein SufU produces the protein MQLDDLYRRVIMDHYKNPRNRGTFDNEAVTVNLNNPTCGDRISLQLLLKDGIVQEAKYTGEGCSISMSSASMMTEAVKGKTMDQALDMANRFSSLMKGEEVDFDDYEDLEALSGVNKFPARIKCATLAWNALRKGIDEEDNVQ, from the coding sequence ATGCAACTTGATGATCTGTACCGGCGTGTCATAATGGACCACTACAAAAACCCGCGGAACCGCGGAACGTTTGATAATGAAGCTGTCACGGTGAATTTGAATAATCCAACGTGCGGCGACCGGATTTCACTGCAACTTTTGCTGAAAGACGGAATCGTCCAGGAAGCCAAGTATACGGGGGAAGGCTGTTCCATCAGCATGTCCTCGGCATCGATGATGACGGAGGCAGTCAAAGGCAAAACGATGGATCAGGCACTCGACATGGCTAACCGTTTCTCCTCACTGATGAAAGGGGAAGAAGTCGATTTCGACGATTATGAAGATCTCGAAGCCCTATCCGGTGTGAACAAGTTCCCTGCTCGCATTAAATGTGCCACGTTGGCCTGGAATGCATTACGCAAAGGAATTGACGAAGAGGACAATGTACAATAA
- the sufD gene encoding Fe-S cluster assembly protein SufD — protein sequence MTTQTILPVESEALRALSESNNEPGWLTEQRLEALKLASGLALPKLEKQKIERWNVSEYGTYKASEAIASLEEVPASIKDLVKDQAEGSLVIQRNSGAVYSKLSAELAAKGVIFTDLATAVREHSDLVKPYLNTAVKADEHSLAALHAALWNGGVFLYVPKNVEIEVPLQAVLLTDDASATFAPHVLVVAESNSSVTYVDNYVSGELSSPVFHNGVVEVFVKAGAKVRFASVHQLSTNVTDVSFRRAVVENDGSIEWIVGEMNNGDTASNTMTVLKGNGSSSDSKVIAVGSGSQKLNYTTEARHFGKNTPSQMITRAVMREEASAIINGITKIEKGATKADGQQTEKVLMLSPKARGDANPILLIDEDDVTAGHAASVGQVNAEQIHYLMSRGINRTDAERLIIYGFLAPVVADIPLEALRTQLQSLIERKLGQ from the coding sequence ATGACTACACAAACAATTCTTCCGGTTGAATCTGAAGCGCTTCGCGCCTTGTCGGAAAGCAACAATGAACCCGGCTGGTTGACCGAGCAGCGTCTCGAAGCCCTTAAGCTTGCAAGTGGGCTTGCGCTTCCCAAACTGGAAAAACAAAAAATCGAACGCTGGAATGTCAGCGAGTACGGCACATATAAAGCTAGTGAGGCGATTGCTTCACTTGAGGAAGTACCAGCTTCCATTAAAGATCTGGTTAAGGATCAAGCGGAAGGCAGTCTGGTTATCCAGCGTAATTCCGGTGCAGTGTACTCCAAGTTGTCTGCTGAACTGGCTGCTAAAGGAGTTATCTTCACAGATCTGGCTACAGCGGTTCGCGAACACAGCGATCTGGTGAAACCATATCTAAATACGGCTGTGAAAGCAGATGAGCATTCTCTTGCAGCACTGCATGCTGCACTTTGGAACGGCGGGGTATTCCTCTATGTTCCGAAAAACGTAGAGATTGAAGTTCCGCTGCAAGCGGTACTTCTCACAGATGATGCTTCTGCAACGTTTGCACCACATGTGCTTGTAGTTGCTGAATCAAACAGTTCCGTTACTTATGTGGATAACTATGTATCCGGTGAACTGTCCTCTCCTGTATTCCATAACGGTGTTGTGGAAGTGTTCGTGAAAGCAGGTGCCAAAGTCCGCTTTGCATCCGTTCACCAATTGAGCACGAATGTTACTGACGTATCTTTCCGCCGTGCAGTGGTGGAGAACGACGGTTCGATTGAATGGATCGTTGGTGAAATGAACAACGGAGATACAGCGAGCAACACGATGACAGTTCTTAAAGGGAACGGCTCAAGCTCCGATTCCAAAGTGATCGCAGTAGGTTCCGGTTCCCAGAAACTGAACTACACGACAGAAGCTCGTCACTTCGGTAAAAACACGCCAAGTCAGATGATTACACGTGCAGTTATGCGTGAAGAAGCTTCTGCAATCATTAACGGAATCACGAAGATTGAGAAAGGTGCTACCAAAGCGGACGGACAGCAAACAGAGAAAGTGCTGATGCTTAGCCCGAAAGCACGTGGAGACGCCAACCCGATTCTTCTTATTGATGAGGATGACGTAACAGCAGGTCACGCGGCTTCTGTAGGTCAAGTCAATGCAGAACAAATTCACTACTTGATGTCGCGCGGGATTAACCGTACGGATGCGGAACGCCTGATTATTTACGGCTTCCTGGCTCCGGTGGTGGCGGATATTCCTTTGGAAGCACTGCGCACCCAATTGCAGTCTCTCATTGAACGGAAACTGGGACAATGA
- a CDS encoding cysteine desulfurase, whose amino-acid sequence MNPSIREQFPILHQEINGHPLVYLDNAATSQKPLAVIDAIKHYYEYENSNVHRGVHTLGSRATDAYEGAREKVAKFINARRTQEIIFTRGTTTALNLVASSYGRSVCKEGDEIVITQMEHHSNLIPWQQVAKETGATLKYIPLQPDGNIDLADVEKTITHNTKIVAIAYVSNVMGVVHPVKQIAEIAHRKGAVIVVDGAQSTPHMKVDVQDLDCDFYALSGHKMCGPTGIGALYGKKALLESMEPVEFGGEMIDDVGLYESNWKELPWKFEGGTPIIAGAVGLGAAIDFLEQIGMDEIAHHESVLAAYATERMAEIDGLTIYGPAKRHVGVVTFNLGDVHPHDVATVLDASGVAIRAGHHCCQPLMRWLEVSSTARASFYLYNNEQDVDRLVSALIQTKEYFGDAT is encoded by the coding sequence ATGAACCCGTCCATTCGCGAGCAATTCCCGATCCTCCACCAGGAAATCAACGGACACCCGCTCGTATACCTAGATAACGCAGCGACTTCCCAGAAGCCGCTGGCTGTAATCGATGCAATTAAACATTATTATGAATATGAGAACTCCAATGTGCATCGTGGTGTTCATACACTTGGAAGCCGTGCAACGGACGCATATGAAGGCGCACGCGAGAAGGTTGCCAAGTTTATCAATGCACGGCGCACACAGGAGATTATTTTCACCCGTGGGACAACGACCGCTTTGAATTTGGTGGCTTCGTCCTACGGACGCTCAGTCTGCAAAGAAGGCGATGAAATTGTTATTACGCAGATGGAACACCACAGCAATCTGATTCCATGGCAGCAGGTAGCCAAGGAAACGGGTGCGACATTGAAATACATTCCGCTTCAGCCAGATGGTAACATTGATTTGGCTGACGTGGAAAAGACGATTACACACAATACTAAAATTGTTGCAATCGCGTATGTATCCAATGTTATGGGTGTTGTTCATCCGGTAAAACAAATCGCTGAAATTGCACACCGCAAAGGTGCTGTCATCGTGGTGGACGGCGCCCAGAGCACACCGCACATGAAGGTGGATGTGCAGGATCTGGACTGTGATTTCTATGCATTATCCGGCCATAAAATGTGCGGACCAACCGGGATCGGTGCACTTTACGGCAAAAAGGCGCTGCTGGAGTCCATGGAGCCGGTTGAGTTCGGCGGTGAAATGATTGATGATGTAGGTCTCTATGAATCCAATTGGAAAGAGCTTCCCTGGAAATTCGAAGGCGGAACACCGATTATCGCAGGTGCGGTTGGATTGGGCGCTGCTATCGATTTCCTGGAGCAGATTGGCATGGATGAGATTGCTCATCATGAAAGTGTGCTGGCAGCTTATGCAACGGAACGTATGGCCGAGATTGACGGACTGACCATTTATGGTCCGGCGAAGCGTCATGTTGGAGTTGTTACATTTAACCTTGGTGATGTGCACCCACATGATGTAGCAACTGTGCTCGATGCGAGTGGTGTAGCCATTCGTGCCGGACACCACTGCTGCCAACCGCTAATGCGCTGGCTGGAAGTCAGTTCAACAGCTCGTGCCAGTTTCTATCTATATAACAACGAACAAGATGTGGACCGGCTTGTTAGCGCCTTAATCCAGACAAAGGAGTATTTTGGCGATGCAACTTGA